The DNA window TCGCGGGGGAAGACAGACCGCGAAGCGGTCAGATGAGGGGGACGACCGCCATCGGACGTACATCCGACGGCTCGACTTCAATCCGACGCCGATCCCCCCTCATCCGGCCCTTCGGGCCACCTTCCCCCGCGAGGGAGGAAGGCCGTGTTACACCTCCCCGAAACAGCCTCCCAATCAATCGATGTAGATAAATTCCTTGACGTTAAACAACGCGTGAGCCAGGTCGGTCCAGGCGGCCCGATCGTCGGCCGCGCCCTCGCGCCGGGCCTTCAAGTAGGCGAGGCATCGCGACGACTCGTCGGCCGTCGGCGGTCGGGCGAAAGCTTCCTGGTAGAGACGCTCGATGCGCTTCGCATCGGTCGATTCCTCGGCCGTCACGCGTGCGGCCCAGTCTCCGGCAAGCTGCATCACCAGCGGGTCGTTCAGCAGGGCGAGCGCCTGGGCGGGGACGTTGGAGGCGTGGCGACGGCCCATCGTGGAGAACGGGACCGGGGCGTCGAAGACCAGGAACAGCGGGTTCAGGAAGTTGCGCCGGACCTGAAGATACAGGCTGCGGCGGCCGTCGCCATCGAGGGGTCCGCTCGCCTTGGGCCGGCCTCGGCCCTCCATGAACGGCGAGAGATAGGGCGGCGTGCTCGGGCCTTCCTGGCGACGGTCCAGCCGCCCCGCGACGGCGAGCAGCGAGTCGCGCACGGCCTCCGCCTCCAGGCGACGGACGTTGGCCCGGTGAAGCAAGGCGTTGGTCGGGTCGTTGCGGTCGGCCTCGGGCGTGGCGCGCGCGGCCATGCGATAGGCCGACGACTCCACCATCAGCCGGTGCATCGCCTTGATCGACCATCCCCGACGCACGAATTCGGCCGCGAGCCAGTCGAGCAACTCCGGATGAGACGGCCCCTGCCCCATCGCGCCGAAGTCGTCCGTCGACCGCGCCAGGCCCTCGCCGAAATGGTGCTTCCAGATCCGATTGACGATCACCCGGGCGATCAGCGGATTGGACTGGACGTCGACCATCGCGCGGGCCAGTTCCAGCCGGCCGCTGCCGGTCGCATCGGGCGCAGGCCCGCCGCCGCCAAGGATCGCCGGCAAACGTCGCGGAGAGGCATCGCCAAGCGTCCTCGGGCTCCCCCGCAGCATGACGAATTCGTCCTCGCCATCGCCGTCGACCGCGGCCGGGGCCAGCGCGGGGGTCGGGATGCGGCCCTCGATCTCGCGATAGCCCGCGACCGCCCCCGACAGCCGCGCGGCCAGGGGTGAATCCACCCCGTTGAGGTCGCGGACGAGGGCCTCCACGTCAATCATGACGGAGGCCGGGATGGGAACATCGGGAGACGTAGTGTCGTCGGTCGCGCGGACGGCCAGGACGTCGATCCGCCCCCGACCGTCCACCAGGGTCGTCGTCACGCCGCCGAACTCGGCCGTGGCTCCGTCGGAGGCTTCCAAACAGGCCCGACGACCGACCCAGGACGTCACGTCGAACGAATACCAGCACGGGGCTTTCGGCGAGTTCACCGGGATGGTGAGGCCGTCGTAGATCGGCCCTCGGATTTTCTCGAACCCGTCGATCACGACGTTGACCCGGCCGCCCGTCCCCGAAGCCAGCACGTGCAGGCGACGGCCCGCGATGGTGAACGTTGGCGACCGCGCCACGCCGAGCAGCCGGTCCGAAATCAGCCCGCTCTCCAGCGATCCGGCCGGAACCGCGACCAGCCGGGGATGCTCATGCAACTCGATTCGAAACGGTGATGCGCAACGTTCGAAGGCGTCTCCCGTCGTCCGCCAGGCCGAGAGTTCCTCGACCGACTGGTCCGAAACCGTAACGGCCTTCCCCCCTCGCGGGAGAAGGTGGCCCGAAGGGCCGGATGAGGGGGCGATCGGCTTCGCGTTCAGGTCAGTCGTTTGGATGCGCGGCCCGCGCCTGTCGTCCCCCTCATCTGACCGCTGCGCGGTCTGTCTTCCCCCGCCAGGGGGGAAGACGGTTCCGAGCAGGCCCTCGACTTCCCTCCGGCGCGGCTCGGGGAGCTTCGGGGCGGCTTCAGCGAGGATATCGGCGAGGGCCGCCTTGCGGGCGCGAAGCTCCGCGACGAGCGGCGCGATGCGGACATCGGAGTCAATGAACGCCTGTTGATGCCGGGTGCTGCGGAGGAAGCCGGCGAGAGCGTAGTAATCCTTCTGGGTGATCGGGTCGAACTTGTGGTCGTGGCAGCGGGCGCAGCTTACCGTCAGGCCAAGGAACGTCTTGGAGAGGACGTCGATCTGGTTGTCGACCCGACGCACCTCCTCGTCGCGGAGGTCCAGCGGCGAGTGAACCCCCTCGCCCAGCCAGTAGAAGCCGGTCCCCTGGATCGACTCGTTCGAGCCGTCGACGGGGTTGCGACGCGGCTCGGGCAGCAGGTCGCCGGCCATCTGCTCGACGACGAATTGGTCGTACCGGAGGTCGGCGTTGAAGGCGCGGACGACGTAGTCGCGATAGCGCCAGGCGTGGAGGATGTCGTAGTCGAACTCGTGCCCGGACGATTCGGCGAAGCGGACGAGGTCCAGCCAGTGGCGGCCCCAGCGCTCGCCGTAGGCGGGGCTGGCCAGGAGGCGCTCGACGAGCCGCTCGTAGGCGTCGGCCCGATCGTCGGCGAGGAACGCGGCGACTTCCTCGGGCGTGGGGGGAAGTCCGGTGAGGTCGAACGTCAGGCGGCGGATCAGAGTGCGACGGTCGGCCTCGGGGGCGGGCTCCAACCCCTTCGCGGTCATCGCCGCGAGCAGGAAGCCGTCGATCGCCCCTCGCGGCCAGGCGCCGGCGACGACCGGGGGCTCGACCGCGTGGATCGGCTGGAACGACCAGAAGCCGGCGCGGCGGGCGAACTCGGGCGAGCCTTCGAGGCCGCTTTTCGCGGGGCCGGCCGCGGCGGACTTCTCGGGCTCAGGCCCCCACGCCGCGCCCCGGGCGACCCACTTCGCGAGGACGTCGATCTCCTCCTGAGCGAGCTTCGACTTGGGGGGCATGCGAACGTCCCCCTCGTAGCGGATCGCCTCGACGAGCATGCTGGCCTCGGCGTCGCCCGGCTTGATCGCCGGGCCGGACGAACCGCCCGCGAGAGCCCCCGCACGCGAGTCGAGCCGAAGTTCCCCCTTGGTCTTCTCCGGTCCGTGGCAGCCGATGCAGCGCTCGACGAGGATCGGTCGGACGCTCTTCTCGAAGAACTCCACGGCCGATGGGTCGGCGGGGTCCTCGGCCGCGACGGACATCGCCGCGGCCAGCCACATCGCCAGGCCCAGGGCCGTTTGGAGGGATTGTCTCAAGGTCATGCGGCCGCCCCGAGGAGGGTTCGTTCTGTCGTCGAAGCCTGGCGGTATTCAACAAAAATCGTACGTCCCTGCGAGCTGACCCGCAACGCCGATTCCGTGACCGCCGCCCGTCCTCAAGGTTCAGGCTTGGCCCCCGGCGAGGCCGCGCGGCGGCGGGCGAGGAACTCGACGAGGTCGCGCAGCTCGAATTTGGAGAGGTTGGCGATGATGTCCTCGGGCATGGCGGAATCTCCCCGGCGCTGGTCTTCGATGGTCGATTTGGGGATCGTCAGGGGGGCGCCGTCGGGGGTGACGAGCTTCACGGATTCGGCGTCCTCGGAGCGGAGGACGCCCACGTGGACGCGGCCGTCGTTGGTGGCAACGACGCGGGTCTCAAAGCCCGGAGCGATCTGCCGGCTGGGAGCGACGATCGCTTCGAGGAGATAGTTGCGGTCGTGCGCGGCGCCGATCGCCGAGAGGTCAGGGCCGACCTCACCCCCCTGGCCGTCGACCTTGTGGCAGCGGACGCAGGCGACGGCCAGCTTCTGGTTGAACACCTTCCGCCCGGCCGCCGCATTGCCGCCCATGAGCGCCTCGGCGAAGCGGGCGACGGGGTCGTCCTTCGGCCTGGCGGCCTCGTACACGGCGATCTTCCGGCGGATCTCTTCCTGGTTCCGGCCGCGAGCGGCCTCCAGCACATCGAGGCGGATCTCCGGGGGGACGCTGCCGGCGATCAGGCGGTCGAGCCACGTCGACAGGAGATCGTCGGCGACCGGCGACTTGAACGCCCCGAGCGTGCGAAGCGCCCCCTGACGCTCGGCGACGGGACCGGCTCCGATGCGAGCCTCCAGCCGCTTCACGGCCTGCTCCGGCCTCACGACGGCCAGAATCCGCAGGGCCTCGTTTCGCACCGGGACGGCGTCGTCGTCGGCCGCTCGCTCGGCGAGGTCAGCGTCGGTCGCTCCCATCGTTTCGAGCGCCCGCAACGCCTCGACGCGCGTCGCCGAGGCGCGGCGACGGTCGACGATCAGGGCCTTCAGTGCGGGCGAGGCGTCGGCAAGGGCAAGGCCGCCGGCAGCCCGCGCGGCCCCCTGGCGGACGAGCTCGGGCGATCCGTTCAATAGGGGATTCAGCACGGGTGCGAGCGCCGCGACGGCCTCGTCCGCGGGCCTCGGATCGATCGGCCGCCAAAGGCCGACGATCCGGTCCTTGGCCGACGGTGCGGGCCAGTCGCGGAGGGCGTCGAGAGCCTCCATGCGGATGCCCGCGGGAAGGTCCGATCGCGCGGCGATGGCCGCCAGGGCCTCGGCTCGCTCCTTGCCGCCAAGGCGGAGGTTCGCGTTCACGATCCGCCGCAGGAGGGGCTCGGAGGAGTCGGCGGCGGCAGGCGTGGAGGCGAGGGCCGGGAGGGCTTCGGGGATAAGGGCGTCGTTGATCGCCCGCGCGGCTTCGAGCACCAGCGCCGGGTCGGCGTCGGTCAGGAACCGCGCGACCTCAGGACGCTTCAGCCGACGGAGCGTCAGCAGCACGCCCGCGCGCACGGCCGGCGAATCGTCACCTGCGGCGGCGAGCAAGGCGGGGACATCGCCGATACCGGCCAGGCCCATGACGCCGGAGTGGCGGAGGTAGGCGTCCTTGTCGGCGTTGCGGCGGAGCATCTCCAGGATCGGCCCGACGGCCTCCGAGCGGCCGATCTTGCCCAGCGCCATCGCGGCGAAAAACCGGACGCGCGGGCTCTTGTCGCGGGTCGCGGCGATCAACCCGTCGAAGGCGGCGGCGACCCGGCCCTCGCCCAGGAGGTTGGCGACCTGGCCGCGGACCTCGGGATCGGCGTCGGTCAGCAGCGGCAGCAGTGGCATGAGAGCCTCGGCGTTGCGGCGGCCCAGTTGCCCCAGTCCCCAGATCGCGTGCAACCGGGCCAACGGAGAGGCGTTCGCCTTCGCGACGCTCGCCAGCCGCGCGGCGCCTTCAGGACCGTGGTCCGCCAGGGCGAGCTGCGCCTCCTGACGGATCCGCCGATCCGGGAACGCGAGCAGTCCGGCCAGCTCGTCGACTGATCGCTTCTCGAACCCCTGGGCCAGCAGTTCGCGGGCCCGAGCGACCTGGGGGTCGGATGGGCTCGACGGGTCGACGATGCGGTAGATCCGCCCCTTCGAGGGGGAGCTGAACTTCTCGACCCAGTCGGTGAAGTAGAGCGCGCCGTCGGCGCCGAACTCGACGTCGGTGGCCAGCACGCCCCAGACGAGCTTGCGGGCGTCGGCCAGCCGGAAAGTTGCGCCGTCGGGCTCGTTCGTGAGGACCTGGATGCCGCTCTGGTTGGCGGTG is part of the Paludisphaera rhizosphaerae genome and encodes:
- a CDS encoding PSD1 and planctomycete cytochrome C domain-containing protein, giving the protein MTLRQSLQTALGLAMWLAAAMSVAAEDPADPSAVEFFEKSVRPILVERCIGCHGPEKTKGELRLDSRAGALAGGSSGPAIKPGDAEASMLVEAIRYEGDVRMPPKSKLAQEEIDVLAKWVARGAAWGPEPEKSAAAGPAKSGLEGSPEFARRAGFWSFQPIHAVEPPVVAGAWPRGAIDGFLLAAMTAKGLEPAPEADRRTLIRRLTFDLTGLPPTPEEVAAFLADDRADAYERLVERLLASPAYGERWGRHWLDLVRFAESSGHEFDYDILHAWRYRDYVVRAFNADLRYDQFVVEQMAGDLLPEPRRNPVDGSNESIQGTGFYWLGEGVHSPLDLRDEEVRRVDNQIDVLSKTFLGLTVSCARCHDHKFDPITQKDYYALAGFLRSTRHQQAFIDSDVRIAPLVAELRARKAALADILAEAAPKLPEPRRREVEGLLGTVFPPGGGRQTAQRSDEGDDRRGPRIQTTDLNAKPIAPSSGPSGHLLPRGGKAVTVSDQSVEELSAWRTTGDAFERCASPFRIELHEHPRLVAVPAGSLESGLISDRLLGVARSPTFTIAGRRLHVLASGTGGRVNVVIDGFEKIRGPIYDGLTIPVNSPKAPCWYSFDVTSWVGRRACLEASDGATAEFGGVTTTLVDGRGRIDVLAVRATDDTTSPDVPIPASVMIDVEALVRDLNGVDSPLAARLSGAVAGYREIEGRIPTPALAPAAVDGDGEDEFVMLRGSPRTLGDASPRRLPAILGGGGPAPDATGSGRLELARAMVDVQSNPLIARVIVNRIWKHHFGEGLARSTDDFGAMGQGPSHPELLDWLAAEFVRRGWSIKAMHRLMVESSAYRMAARATPEADRNDPTNALLHRANVRRLEAEAVRDSLLAVAGRLDRRQEGPSTPPYLSPFMEGRGRPKASGPLDGDGRRSLYLQVRRNFLNPLFLVFDAPVPFSTMGRRHASNVPAQALALLNDPLVMQLAGDWAARVTAEESTDAKRIERLYQEAFARPPTADESSRCLAYLKARREGAADDRAAWTDLAHALFNVKEFIYID
- a CDS encoding PVC-type heme-binding CxxCH protein — protein: MTRAIAAVGILGVALAIGASASAQAPDPYAGKIATASDAGVRAIQGFSVAPGLKVELFAGEPLVANPVTLSIDGRNRIFVAETFRYHAGVTDIRRHMTWLDDDLSGRTIEDRLAMLRKHMGAEAETYGVEHDRIRMVEDGDGDGKADRSTIFADGFNEILGGIGAGVLARGDSVWFACIPDLWRLRDTNGDGKADERLSLHRGFGVHVGYLGHDLHGLRLGPDGRLYFSIGDRGFNIPTPDGRRVVEVETGAVLRCEPDGSKLEIYATGLRNPQELAFDDHGNLFTCDNNSDGGDKARWVHVVEGGDSGWRMGYQYLETPTSRGPWNAERLWDSEGAKHALSMIPPLANIADGPSGLVCDPGVGFPAEYRGKFFLCDFRATANQSGIQVLTNEPDGATFRLADARKLVWGVLATDVEFGADGALYFTDWVEKFSSPSKGRIYRIVDPSSPSDPQVARARELLAQGFEKRSVDELAGLLAFPDRRIRQEAQLALADHGPEGAARLASVAKANASPLARLHAIWGLGQLGRRNAEALMPLLPLLTDADPEVRGQVANLLGEGRVAAAFDGLIAATRDKSPRVRFFAAMALGKIGRSEAVGPILEMLRRNADKDAYLRHSGVMGLAGIGDVPALLAAAGDDSPAVRAGVLLTLRRLKRPEVARFLTDADPALVLEAARAINDALIPEALPALASTPAAADSSEPLLRRIVNANLRLGGKERAEALAAIAARSDLPAGIRMEALDALRDWPAPSAKDRIVGLWRPIDPRPADEAVAALAPVLNPLLNGSPELVRQGAARAAGGLALADASPALKALIVDRRRASATRVEALRALETMGATDADLAERAADDDAVPVRNEALRILAVVRPEQAVKRLEARIGAGPVAERQGALRTLGAFKSPVADDLLSTWLDRLIAGSVPPEIRLDVLEAARGRNQEEIRRKIAVYEAARPKDDPVARFAEALMGGNAAAGRKVFNQKLAVACVRCHKVDGQGGEVGPDLSAIGAAHDRNYLLEAIVAPSRQIAPGFETRVVATNDGRVHVGVLRSEDAESVKLVTPDGAPLTIPKSTIEDQRRGDSAMPEDIIANLSKFELRDLVEFLARRRAASPGAKPEP